The proteins below are encoded in one region of Corynebacterium sphenisci DSM 44792:
- a CDS encoding DUF721 domain-containing protein, translated as MSAGEPGAAAAGGDAAGSSAADAAVAKAARLVRAAGAPAAAPAPAPETAAQAPDAVAPAPDAGGATAPEAAPAPGAGTVPDLVAETFTRLRRTAGRRGRVPSLGAPPRRGGPDPLAGRPRRDDAGAVVPGLGPVGERLAETGFFAEARDRAGTRIPEHLQGRGAGGPRVRRYRRNEPQPLGTVLIRQILDRGWAPQMARGMILTRWPEIVGEELAAQVRIDSFDEGTLLLRAASTAWATQLRYLQDRILARIAEEVGDGVVTRLRIIGPPAPTWRKGRYGVRGRGPRDTYG; from the coding sequence ATGAGCGCCGGGGAGCCCGGCGCCGCCGCGGCCGGCGGGGACGCCGCCGGCAGCAGCGCCGCCGATGCGGCGGTGGCCAAGGCCGCCCGGCTGGTCCGGGCCGCCGGGGCGCCCGCCGCCGCACCGGCCCCGGCCCCGGAGACCGCCGCGCAGGCCCCGGACGCAGTCGCGCCGGCCCCGGACGCCGGCGGGGCCACGGCACCGGAGGCGGCCCCGGCCCCCGGCGCCGGGACCGTCCCGGACCTGGTGGCGGAGACCTTCACCCGGCTGCGCCGCACCGCCGGCCGCCGGGGCCGGGTGCCCTCCCTGGGCGCGCCGCCGCGCCGCGGCGGCCCCGACCCCCTCGCCGGCCGGCCCCGCCGCGACGACGCCGGGGCGGTGGTGCCCGGCCTGGGCCCGGTGGGGGAGCGCCTGGCGGAGACCGGGTTCTTCGCCGAGGCCCGGGATCGGGCGGGCACCCGGATCCCGGAGCATCTGCAGGGCCGCGGCGCCGGCGGCCCGCGGGTGCGCCGGTACCGGCGCAATGAGCCGCAGCCGCTGGGCACGGTGCTCATCCGGCAGATCCTGGACCGGGGCTGGGCCCCGCAGATGGCTCGGGGCATGATCCTCACCCGGTGGCCGGAGATCGTCGGCGAGGAGCTCGCCGCCCAGGTGCGGATCGACTCCTTCGACGAGGGCACCCTGCTGCTGCGGGCCGCTTCCACCGCCTGGGCCACCCAGCTGCGGTACCTGCAGGACCGGATCCTGGCCCGGATCGCCGAGGAGGTCGGCGACGGGGTGGTCACCCGGCTGCGGATCATCGGCCCCCCGGCGCCGACATGGCGCAAGGGCCGCTACGGGGTGCGCGGCCGGGGCCCGCGGGACACCTACGGATAG
- a CDS encoding lipase family protein, translating to MTSEIHRRRRGRARQAGAALAGATASLLLLVTAAGAVPAPPGPGGVDALPGIGVPDLPGLGELPGTPPGPAPGGSGDSDPGDGDDGAPAPGPAGIDSGSDSASEAISPIGRAKDRATQPGAVDPFYDITALTPGAPGSVLRTAAARTAPMPRGLDFPLPDSVTKVIYSTTDTHGSPIAVSGYLVEPSVPWTGKGARPTVVVGRGTVGQGDQCAPSRNWPVDDQPDPFSSGRMVALEGLYDWAFSAVGVRVFVTDYVGMGTPGMHTYMNRAEQAHAMIDGARAARNLVGAGDFGRVAFYGHSQGGGASTAAVEAAPGYGADLDVAGAYASAPPADLEAVQRGIDGSHLVGAIGFTINGLVARYPELEQDLARHISEEGRRVLDNLSRMCTDEIEAAYGGQTTADWTADGRALDEIIDEIPAGRRAMDAQRIGTLTPTAPVMIISGTHDGTVDYQQAKDLAGHWCAAGANVVYRDDILPEIEDYNHFLQAVSGAPFGMSFILKVLNGAPVGGCNAAGGAGSAELPDLPRLDSSAGALFRD from the coding sequence ATGACTTCCGAGATCCATCGCCGCCGGCGCGGCCGGGCCCGCCAGGCCGGCGCCGCCCTCGCCGGGGCCACCGCATCCCTGCTCCTGCTCGTCACCGCCGCCGGCGCCGTCCCCGCCCCGCCCGGGCCGGGCGGCGTCGACGCTCTCCCCGGCATCGGGGTCCCCGACCTGCCCGGCCTCGGGGAGCTGCCCGGGACCCCGCCGGGCCCCGCCCCCGGCGGGTCGGGTGACTCCGACCCCGGGGACGGGGACGACGGGGCCCCGGCCCCGGGCCCGGCGGGCATCGACTCCGGTTCGGACTCCGCCTCCGAGGCCATCTCCCCCATCGGCCGGGCGAAGGACCGGGCCACCCAACCCGGCGCGGTGGATCCCTTCTACGACATCACCGCCCTCACCCCGGGTGCCCCGGGCAGCGTGCTGCGCACCGCCGCGGCGCGCACCGCGCCGATGCCGCGCGGGCTGGATTTCCCGCTGCCGGACTCGGTGACCAAGGTCATCTACTCCACGACGGACACCCACGGCTCCCCCATCGCGGTGAGCGGCTACCTGGTGGAGCCCTCGGTGCCGTGGACCGGGAAGGGGGCGCGCCCCACCGTGGTGGTCGGCCGCGGCACCGTCGGCCAGGGCGACCAGTGCGCGCCCTCCCGGAACTGGCCGGTGGACGATCAGCCGGATCCCTTCTCCTCCGGGCGGATGGTCGCCCTGGAGGGCCTCTACGACTGGGCCTTCTCCGCGGTGGGCGTGCGCGTCTTCGTCACCGACTACGTCGGCATGGGCACCCCGGGCATGCACACCTACATGAACCGGGCCGAGCAGGCGCACGCCATGATCGACGGGGCTCGGGCCGCGCGGAACCTCGTCGGCGCCGGCGACTTCGGCCGGGTCGCCTTCTACGGGCACTCCCAGGGCGGCGGGGCCTCCACCGCCGCCGTCGAGGCCGCCCCGGGCTACGGGGCGGACCTGGACGTCGCCGGGGCCTACGCCTCCGCCCCGCCGGCGGACCTGGAGGCGGTGCAGCGCGGCATCGACGGCTCGCACCTGGTCGGCGCCATCGGCTTCACCATCAACGGCCTGGTGGCCCGCTACCCGGAGCTGGAGCAGGACCTGGCCCGGCACATCTCCGAGGAGGGCCGGAGGGTTCTCGACAACCTCTCCCGGATGTGCACCGACGAGATCGAGGCGGCCTACGGGGGCCAGACCACCGCGGACTGGACCGCCGACGGCCGGGCCCTGGACGAGATCATCGACGAGATCCCGGCCGGCCGGCGGGCCATGGACGCCCAGCGGATCGGCACCCTGACCCCCACCGCCCCGGTGATGATCATCTCCGGCACCCATGACGGCACCGTGGACTACCAGCAGGCCAAGGATCTCGCCGGGCACTGGTGCGCCGCGGGGGCGAACGTGGTCTACCGGGACGACATCCTCCCGGAGATCGAGGACTACAACCACTTCCTGCAGGCGGTCTCCGGGGCCCCGTTCGGGATGAGCTTCATCCTCAAGGTGCTCAACGGCGCCCCGGTGGGCGGCTGCAATGCCGCCGGCGGGGCCGGGTCGGCGGAGCTGCCCGATCTGCCGCGGCTGGACTCCTCCGCCGGGGCCCTGTTCCGCGACTAG
- the gyrB gene encoding DNA topoisomerase (ATP-hydrolyzing) subunit B, whose amino-acid sequence MAATENHYDASSITILEGLEAVRKRPGMYIGSTGERGLHHLVWEVVDNSVDEAMAGYASHVQVTLMEDGGVEVIDDGRGIPVEMHPSGAPTVQVVMTQLHAGGKFDSESYAVSGGLHGVGISVVNALSTRLEADIVRDGHLWHQRFVNAIPEELEQGRRARGSGTTVRFWPDPEIFESTDFNFDTIARRLREMAFLNKGLTITLTDRRVSEEELEAEELAEQAEHESAAAAKDAAEVEEEKKAKEAKPKVRQKVYHYPNGLRDYVESLNKTKTAIHPTIVHFEAAGEGHEVEIAMQWNGGFSESVHTFANTINTIEGGTHEEGFRSALTSLMNRYAREHKLLKDKEPNLTGDDCREGLAAVISVRVTDPQFEGQTKTKLGNTEVRSFVQKSANEHIGHWLEANPAEARVIINKAISSAHARQAARKARDLVRRKSATDLGGLPGKLADCRSKDPSKSELFIVEGDSAGGSAKGGRNSMFQAILPLRGKILNVEKARLDKTLKNNEVQAIITALGTGIHDEFDISKLRYHKIVLMADADVDGQHIATLLLTLLFRLMRPLVEEGHVYLAQPPLYKLKWSKGQPGYAYSDAERDKLVEEGLAAGRKINTDDGIQRYKGLGEMDAPELWETTMDPTHRVLRQVALEDAQKADELFSILMGDDVGSRRSFITRNAKDVRFLDV is encoded by the coding sequence GTGGCTGCCACCGAGAATCACTACGACGCATCATCCATCACCATCCTCGAGGGACTCGAGGCCGTCCGGAAGCGCCCGGGCATGTACATCGGCTCCACCGGTGAACGCGGCCTGCATCATCTCGTCTGGGAGGTCGTGGACAACTCCGTCGACGAGGCGATGGCCGGGTACGCCAGCCACGTCCAGGTCACCCTGATGGAGGACGGGGGCGTGGAGGTCATCGACGACGGCCGCGGCATCCCGGTGGAGATGCACCCCTCCGGTGCGCCGACGGTGCAGGTCGTGATGACCCAGCTGCACGCCGGCGGCAAATTCGACTCCGAGTCCTACGCGGTCTCCGGCGGCCTGCACGGCGTGGGCATCTCCGTGGTCAACGCGCTGTCCACCCGGCTGGAGGCGGATATCGTCCGCGACGGCCACCTGTGGCACCAGCGCTTCGTCAACGCCATCCCCGAGGAGCTGGAGCAGGGCCGCCGGGCCCGCGGCTCCGGCACCACGGTCCGGTTCTGGCCGGACCCGGAGATCTTCGAGTCCACCGACTTCAACTTCGACACCATCGCCCGCCGGCTGCGCGAGATGGCCTTCCTCAACAAGGGCCTGACCATCACCCTCACCGACCGCCGGGTCAGCGAGGAGGAGCTGGAGGCCGAGGAGCTCGCCGAGCAGGCCGAGCACGAGTCCGCCGCCGCCGCGAAGGACGCCGCCGAGGTCGAGGAGGAGAAGAAGGCCAAGGAGGCCAAGCCGAAGGTCCGGCAGAAGGTCTACCACTACCCCAACGGGCTGCGCGACTACGTCGAGTCCCTGAACAAGACGAAGACCGCGATCCACCCGACCATCGTGCACTTCGAGGCCGCCGGGGAGGGCCATGAGGTGGAGATCGCGATGCAGTGGAACGGCGGGTTCTCCGAATCCGTGCACACCTTCGCGAACACCATCAACACCATCGAGGGCGGCACCCACGAGGAGGGCTTCCGCTCCGCGCTGACCTCCCTGATGAACCGCTACGCCCGGGAGCACAAGCTGCTCAAGGACAAGGAGCCGAACCTCACCGGCGACGACTGCCGGGAGGGCCTGGCCGCGGTGATCTCGGTGCGGGTGACCGACCCCCAGTTCGAGGGGCAGACGAAGACGAAGCTGGGCAACACCGAGGTGCGCTCCTTCGTGCAGAAGTCCGCCAATGAGCACATCGGGCACTGGCTGGAGGCCAACCCCGCCGAGGCCCGGGTGATCATCAACAAGGCCATCTCCTCCGCGCACGCCCGCCAGGCCGCGCGCAAGGCCCGGGACCTGGTGCGGCGCAAGTCCGCCACGGATCTGGGCGGGCTGCCCGGCAAGCTGGCGGACTGCCGCTCCAAGGACCCCTCGAAGAGCGAGCTGTTCATCGTCGAGGGCGACTCCGCCGGCGGCTCCGCCAAGGGCGGCCGCAACTCCATGTTCCAGGCGATCCTGCCGTTGCGCGGCAAGATCCTCAACGTGGAGAAGGCCCGCCTGGACAAGACCCTGAAGAACAACGAGGTGCAGGCGATCATCACCGCCCTGGGCACCGGCATCCACGACGAGTTCGACATCTCCAAGCTGCGCTACCACAAGATCGTGCTCATGGCGGACGCCGACGTGGACGGCCAGCACATCGCCACGCTGCTGCTCACCCTGCTGTTCCGGCTGATGCGGCCCCTGGTGGAGGAGGGCCACGTCTACCTCGCCCAGCCGCCGCTGTACAAGCTGAAGTGGTCCAAGGGCCAGCCCGGCTACGCCTACTCCGACGCGGAGCGGGACAAGCTGGTGGAGGAGGGCCTCGCCGCCGGCCGCAAGATCAACACCGACGACGGCATCCAGCGCTACAAGGGCCTCGGCGAGATGGACGCCCCGGAGCTGTGGGAGACCACCATGGATCCCACCCACCGGGTGCTGCGCCAGGTCGCCCTGGAGGATGCGCAGAAGGCCGATGAGCTGTTCAGCATCCTGATGGGCGATGACGTCGGCTCCCGCCGGTCCTTCATCACCCGCAACGCCAAGGACGTCCGCTTCCTCGACGTCTAG
- the recF gene encoding DNA replication/repair protein RecF (All proteins in this family for which functions are known are DNA-binding proteins that assist the filamentation of RecA onto DNA for the initiation of recombination or recombinational repair.) — translation MHLRSLSLRDFRSWPELNLALEPGITVFTGRNGYGKTNIVEAVGYLATLSSHRVAGDAPLVRAGAESARVSATAVNEGRELTAHLLINARGANLAQLNRTRLRSPRELLGTVRAVLFAPEDLELVKGEPAQRRRYLDDLLGVRRPRLAGARLEYDRVLRQRNALLKSAATALRRGYGTAEGEAALATLDTWDAQLARVGAVVTAERIRLTADLAPRVVEAYATLAPSSRPAAVAYRPRVLESAGSAPMGAGEAAQADPEVLEALLLTAMAEGRRREIERGMSLVGPHRDDLSLTLGEEPAKGFASHGETWSFALALRLAGYELLRAEGPDPVLILDDVFAELDRHRRQALVAMATRAEQVLITSAVGEELPPGLAEAGHTTHLVEVRDTEQGRISVLAEGAGA, via the coding sequence ATGCACCTGCGTTCGCTCTCGCTGCGGGACTTCCGCTCCTGGCCGGAGCTGAACCTGGCCCTGGAGCCGGGCATCACCGTATTCACCGGGCGCAACGGCTACGGCAAGACCAACATCGTCGAGGCGGTCGGCTACCTGGCCACCCTGTCCTCGCACCGGGTCGCCGGGGACGCGCCCCTGGTGCGCGCCGGGGCGGAATCCGCCCGGGTGTCGGCCACCGCGGTCAACGAGGGCCGGGAGCTCACCGCCCATCTGCTCATCAACGCCCGCGGCGCGAACCTCGCCCAGCTCAACCGCACCCGGCTGCGCAGCCCCCGGGAGCTGCTCGGCACCGTGCGCGCGGTGCTCTTCGCCCCCGAGGACCTGGAGCTGGTCAAGGGGGAGCCGGCGCAGCGCCGCCGCTACCTCGACGATCTGCTGGGGGTGCGCCGGCCCCGGCTGGCCGGGGCCCGCCTGGAGTACGACCGGGTGCTGCGGCAGCGCAACGCCCTGCTGAAATCCGCCGCCACCGCGCTGCGCCGCGGCTACGGCACCGCCGAGGGGGAGGCGGCGCTGGCCACCCTGGACACCTGGGACGCCCAGCTGGCCAGGGTCGGCGCGGTGGTCACCGCCGAGCGGATCCGGCTCACCGCGGATCTGGCCCCGCGGGTGGTGGAGGCCTACGCCACGCTGGCGCCGAGCTCCCGGCCCGCGGCGGTGGCCTACCGGCCGCGGGTGCTGGAGTCGGCCGGATCGGCGCCGATGGGTGCCGGGGAGGCCGCGCAGGCGGATCCGGAGGTGCTTGAGGCGCTGCTGCTCACCGCGATGGCGGAGGGCCGGCGCCGGGAGATCGAGCGGGGGATGAGCCTGGTCGGCCCGCACCGCGACGACCTCTCCCTGACCCTGGGGGAGGAGCCGGCGAAGGGCTTCGCCTCGCATGGGGAGACCTGGTCCTTCGCCCTGGCGCTGCGCCTGGCCGGCTACGAGCTGCTCCGCGCCGAGGGCCCGGACCCGGTGCTGATCCTCGACGACGTCTTCGCGGAACTCGACCGGCACCGCCGGCAGGCCCTGGTGGCGATGGCCACCCGCGCCGAGCAGGTCCTGATCACCTCCGCGGTGGGCGAGGAGCTGCCGCCGGGGCTGGCCGAGGCAGGCCACACCACCCACCTGGTGGAGGTCCGGGACACCGAGCAGGGCCGGATCTCGGTGCTCGCCGAGGGGGCCGGGGCATGA
- a CDS encoding alpha/beta fold hydrolase has translation MSDAPKRKNPDLIHPVTLPDGSVTPLRVHLPEGEPRGIVILWPGMGMGARYYWPIAGELAARGYAAVGSELRGQGDQTDRASWSRAWGYHDMAAVDFPRVVAEARAIIQPEGVRLPVYFICHSMGGQVATLYLCRPEADVDAVVTVGSGSPYFRHFTGSPYRRLRWGAPGMAAVSGLLGHWPPGPHDLGNFGRQSRVHMREWAGFARRNRLRPRGADMDYRTAAMDVTTPVLTLTCGGDHDCPPESAMDLAARLPKAAEYDFIEQRLGHNRWAREPKAVVDRFERFIAERGVAPD, from the coding sequence GTGAGCGATGCCCCGAAGCGCAAGAACCCCGACCTCATCCACCCGGTGACCCTGCCCGACGGCTCCGTGACGCCGCTGCGCGTGCACCTGCCGGAGGGTGAGCCCCGGGGGATCGTCATCCTGTGGCCGGGGATGGGCATGGGCGCCCGCTACTACTGGCCGATCGCCGGGGAGCTCGCCGCGCGCGGCTACGCCGCGGTGGGCTCCGAACTGCGCGGCCAGGGCGACCAGACCGACCGGGCCTCCTGGTCCCGGGCCTGGGGCTACCACGACATGGCCGCGGTGGACTTCCCCCGGGTGGTCGCCGAGGCACGCGCCATCATCCAGCCCGAGGGCGTCCGGCTGCCGGTGTACTTCATCTGCCACTCCATGGGCGGCCAGGTGGCCACCCTGTACCTGTGCCGCCCGGAGGCGGACGTCGACGCGGTGGTCACCGTGGGCTCCGGCAGCCCCTATTTCCGGCACTTCACCGGCTCCCCCTACCGGCGGCTGCGCTGGGGTGCGCCGGGCATGGCGGCGGTATCCGGGCTTCTCGGCCACTGGCCGCCCGGGCCGCATGATCTCGGCAACTTCGGCCGCCAGTCCCGCGTGCACATGCGGGAGTGGGCCGGCTTCGCCCGCCGCAACCGGCTGCGCCCCCGCGGGGCGGATATGGACTACCGCACCGCGGCGATGGACGTGACCACCCCGGTGCTCACCCTGACCTGCGGCGGCGATCACGACTGCCCGCCGGAGTCGGCGATGGATCTCGCCGCCCGGCTGCCGAAGGCCGCCGAGTACGACTTCATCGAGCAGCGCCTCGGCCACAATCGCTGGGCCCGGGAGCCGAAGGCCGTGGTGGACCGCTTCGAGCGCTTCATCGCCGAGCGCGGGGTGGCCCCGGACTAG
- the dnaN gene encoding DNA polymerase III subunit beta, which yields MEQTDVRVRAAKDDLADAVAWVARNLPTRTTQPILRGMLFDVSDAGLEIAGYDYEVSTRVRIPAESTDVGRFAVNGKLVSDIVAKMANKPIDLHYDGTKVHVTCGSSRFELPAMTIDDYPAMPETPAVTATVDPSLFTEAIGQVSVAAGRDETLPMLTGIRMEAEDGRVTLAATDRFRLAVRTFDWEAVADGPVELLIPAKTLADTARTIDSHSSEPVTIAVGDGSDGQPIGSDGLLGILGPDRRTTTRLLEAEFPKFRPLLPKEHSAVASIEIEPLREAIRRVSLVADRGAQVRMDFSEGQVRLSAQAEETGSAEEILDCAFAGEPLLIAFNPAYLSDGLSAIHTNRVFMGFTQPSRPAILVPEPEELPEAGEDGMFPTPEVDYTYLLMPVRLPG from the coding sequence ATGGAGCAGACCGACGTGCGCGTACGCGCCGCCAAGGACGATCTCGCCGACGCCGTCGCGTGGGTGGCGCGCAACCTGCCGACCCGCACCACGCAGCCGATCCTGCGCGGGATGCTCTTCGACGTCTCCGACGCGGGCCTGGAGATCGCCGGCTACGACTACGAGGTCTCCACCAGGGTGCGGATCCCGGCGGAGAGCACCGATGTCGGCCGCTTCGCGGTCAACGGCAAACTGGTCTCGGACATCGTCGCGAAGATGGCGAACAAGCCCATCGACCTGCACTACGACGGCACCAAGGTGCACGTCACCTGCGGCTCCTCCCGGTTCGAGCTGCCGGCGATGACCATCGACGACTACCCGGCGATGCCGGAGACCCCGGCGGTGACCGCCACCGTGGACCCCTCCCTGTTCACCGAGGCGATCGGGCAGGTGTCCGTGGCCGCCGGCCGCGATGAGACGCTGCCGATGCTCACCGGCATCCGGATGGAGGCCGAGGACGGCCGGGTCACCCTCGCCGCCACCGACCGGTTCCGGCTGGCGGTGCGCACCTTCGACTGGGAGGCCGTCGCCGACGGCCCGGTGGAGCTGCTCATCCCGGCGAAGACCCTGGCGGACACCGCCCGCACCATCGACTCGCATTCCTCCGAGCCGGTGACCATCGCCGTCGGCGACGGCTCCGACGGCCAGCCGATCGGCTCCGACGGGCTGCTCGGCATCCTCGGCCCGGACCGGCGCACCACCACCCGGCTGCTGGAGGCGGAGTTCCCGAAGTTCCGCCCGCTGCTGCCCAAGGAGCATTCCGCGGTGGCCTCCATCGAGATCGAGCCGCTGCGCGAGGCGATCCGCCGCGTCAGCCTGGTCGCCGACCGCGGCGCCCAGGTGCGGATGGACTTCTCCGAGGGCCAGGTGCGGCTGTCCGCGCAGGCGGAGGAGACCGGCTCCGCCGAGGAGATCCTGGACTGCGCCTTCGCCGGGGAGCCGCTGCTCATCGCCTTCAACCCCGCCTACCTCTCCGACGGGCTCTCCGCGATCCACACCAACCGGGTGTTCATGGGCTTCACGCAGCCCTCCCGCCCGGCGATCCTGGTGCCGGAGCCGGAGGAGCTGCCGGAGGCCGGCGAGGACGGCATGTTCCCGACCCCCGAGGTGGACTACACCTACCTGCTGATGCCGGTCCGGCTGCCGGGCTAG